In Lemur catta isolate mLemCat1 chromosome 1, mLemCat1.pri, whole genome shotgun sequence, one DNA window encodes the following:
- the PTX3 gene encoding pentraxin-related protein PTX3 has protein sequence MYLLGILFCALWSALLAENSDDYELMYVNLDNEIDNGLHPTSEDPTPCDCSREHSEWDKLFIMLENSQMREGMLLQATDDVLRGELQKLRAELGRLAGSLARQCAPAAPEEARPAPALDELLQASRDAGRRLALLERAEAQRPEEAGRALGAVLEELRRTRADLRAVRGWAARRWLPAGCETAILFPMRSKKIFGSVHPVRPMQLESFSACIWVKATDVLNKTILFSYGTKKNPYEIQLYLSYQSIVFVVGGEENKLVADTVVSLGRWTHLCGTWNSEKGLTSLWVNGELVATTVDMARGHIVPEGGILQIGQEKNGCCVGHSFDETLAFSGRLTGFNIWDRVLSNEEIRETGGAESCHIRGNVVGWGVTEIQPHGGAQYVL, from the exons ATGTATCTCCTTGGGATTCTGTTTTGTGCTCTCTGGTCTGCGTTGTTGGCTGAGAACTCGGATGATTATGAGCTCATGTACGTGAATTTGGACAACGAAATAGACAATGGACTCCATCCCACCAGCGAGGACC CCACGCCGTGCGACTGCAGTCGGGAGCACTCCGAGTGGGACAAGCTTTTCATCATGCTGGAGAACTCTCAGATGAGGGAAGGCATGCTGCTGCAGGCCACGGACGACGTCCTCCGGGGCGAGCTGCAGAAGCTGCGGGCGGAGCTGGGCCGGCTCGCGGGCAGCCTGGCGAGACAGTGCGCGCCGGCTGCCCCCGAGGAGGCCAGGCCGGCCCCGGCGCTGGACGAGCTGCTGCAGGCGAGTCGCGATGCGGGCCGCAGGCTGGCGCTCCTGGAGCGCGCCGAGGCGCAGCGCCCGGAGGAGGCGGGGCGCGCCCTGGGCGCGGTGCTGGAGGAGCTGCGGCGGACGCGAGCCGACCTGCGCGCGGTGCGGGGCTGGGCGGCCCGGCGCTGGCTGCCAGCAG GTTGTGAAACAGCTATTTTATTCCCAATGCGTTCCAAGAAGATTTTTGGAAGTGTGCATCCAGTGAGACCAATGCAGCTTGAGTCTTTTAGCGCCTGCATTTGGGTCAAAGCAACCGATGTATTAAACAAAACCATCCTGTTTTCCTATGGCACAAAGAAGAATCCGTATGAGATCCAGCTGTACCTCAGCTATCAGTCCATAGTGTTTGTGGTGGGTGGAGAGGAGAACAAACTGGTTGCTGATACTGTGGTTTCCCTGGGAAGGTGGACCCACCTGTGTGGCACCTGGAATTCAGAGAAAGGGCTCACATCCTTGTGGGTAAATGGTGAACTGGTGGCTACCACTGTTGACATGGCCAGAGGTCACATTGTTCCAGAGGGAGGAATCCTGCAGATTGGCCAAGAAAAGAATGGCTGCTGTGTGGGCCATAGCTTTGATGAAACATTAGCCTTTTCTGGAAGACTCACAGGCTTCAATATCTGGGATCGTGTTCTCAGCAATGAAGAGATAAGAGAGACTGGAGGAGCAGAGTCTTGTCACATCCGGGGCAATGTTGTTGGGTGGGGAGTCACAGAGATTCAGCCACATGGAGGAGCTCAGTATGTTTTATAA